The proteins below come from a single Diadema setosum chromosome 21, eeDiaSeto1, whole genome shotgun sequence genomic window:
- the LOC140244410 gene encoding uncharacterized protein: SSSSSRSSYSSRFSSSKSSKSLSNSSSSSPSSSSRASYSSRFSSSKSSKSLSYSSSSSLLYLSSFSSLKSSKSLSNSSSSSRSSYSSRFSSSKSSKSLSNSSSSSRSSYSSRFSSSKFSKSLSNSSSSSRSS; this comes from the exons TCTTCGTCATCCTCACGCTCTTCATATTCCTCTAGGTTTTCTTCTTCCAAATCCTCAAAATCTCTTTCAAATTCTTCATCATCCTCAC CTTCCTCATCCTCACGCGCTTCATATTCCTCAAGGTTTTCTTCTTCCAAATCCTCAAAATCCCTTTCATATTCGTCGTCGTCCTCAC TCCTCTAC ttatcttcattttcttccttaAAATCCTCAAAATCTCTTTCAAATTCTTCCTCATCCTCACGCTCTTCATATTCCTCTAGGTTTTCCTCTTCCAAATCCTCAAAATCTCTTTCAAATTCTTCCTCATCCTCACGCTCCTCATATTCCTCTAGGTTTTCCTCTTCCAAATTCTCAAAATCTCTTTCAAATTCGTCGTCGTCCTCACGCTCTTCATAg